CGGATCAAGCCGGTCATCGGTCGAATGTTCGCAACCGGGATACCGGGATGGAGCTCGGCCACCGCCGAACGGATGCTGGGAGCGATCGAGTCGGTGGAGCTTCCCGAGCGCACCGTCACGCTCATCCAGTTGCGCCACCAATCCTGTTCCTGTCGAAACGGCACGTAGACGGCCTCGACTTCCGAGGCGTCGAGCGCCGAGGGTTTCACGTCCGAAACGACGCCTACGATGGTCATCCACCGGACTTCGTCTCGACGCGCCCAGCGGATCCGTTTCTCCAGAGGCGACTCGCCGGCAAGCCAGGCCTTCGCGAAAGCCTCGTTCACGATGGCAACGGGGAGAGCTCCTTCGCGGTCCTCGTCGGAGAACGCTCGTCCCTGGAGCAGACGAATGCCCATGACCTCGAAGTAATCGGGACTGATCCCGCGGTAGTAGATTTCCGGCTCCGCCCCCTCGGCGAACGCTCGTCCCTCGATCGTCAAATTGTGGGGGACCGCGCCGCCGCCGAAGGGAAGATCCGTGATCACGGCGACGCCCTCCACGCCAGGGATTACGTCGAGACGTGAGAGCACCGCGTCGAAGAAGCTCGTGCGCTTCGCGATCTCGCGAAACTCGGGGAACGGGAGCCGAAAATCCATCGTCACCAAACCGTCTTTGCGAAAACCCGGATCGACGTCGAGCAGGCGGTAGAAGCTTTTCACGAGCAGACCGGCGCCCATCACGAGCACGACGGCCACCGCCACCTGGGCGACGATGAGCGCGCTTCTGGCGTGGTGCCGGGGGCTTCCGCGGAGACACGCCGCTTCCCTGAGGGCGGCAACCGGCTGGATGCGATTCGCCTGGAGAGCCGGTGCGAGTCCGAACAGAACGCCGGCGGCGAGTGAGACGACCGCGCAGAACACGAGGACGTCCCAGTGAACCGCTATTTCCGCGCGCCGCGGCAGCTCCGAAGGTGCGAGAACGACGATGACCCGCGTCAGGTAGAACGCGAGCCCGAGGCCGAGAGCTCCACCGAGTGTGCCCAGCAACACCGATTCCAGGAGGAACTGTCGTACGAGCCGTCCCCGAGTTGCGCCCAGCGAGCTTCGCAAGGCGACTTCGCGCTCGCGCCGGGCCGTTCGCGCCAGCAGAAGGCCCGCCACATTGGCACAGGCCACGAGCAACACCAGGCCTACTGCTCCGAACAGCATGAGGAGCGCGGACTTTGATTGGGAGCCAACGGAGCGGCCCCAGGGCTCGATCGCGAACCGGCGCCCGGTGTTCTCGTCGGGATAGAGCTGCTCGAGCCGCGCCGCGACCGTGTCCAGATCCGCCTGGGCCTCGTCGAGCGTGACGCCCTTGGCGAGACGCCCTATTGAGATCAAGAAATGAACCCCCCGCTGAGCGGCCGTTTCCGGCGATACGACCTGGTGCGGCACGAAAAACCCGGCATCGACGGAAGGCAGGGAGAAACCGGCAGGCAGGATACCGATCACCGTGAAGGGCTCCCCATTGAGCGTGAGCGTCGTGCCGATGGCCGGGCGAATCCCGCCGAGCCGGCCCATCCAAAAGTCGTGGCTCAGCAACACCACCCGCTCGCCGCCCGGTAGGTTGTCCGCTGGACCAATGACGCGGCCCTCGGCTGCGGAAGCGCCTATGAGCGGCAACAGATCTCCAGTGACGATGGCGCCTTGGATCCGTTCCGGTGTTT
This Vicinamibacteria bacterium DNA region includes the following protein-coding sequences:
- a CDS encoding ABC transporter permease, with product LGIGTTTAIFSVVEAVLIRPLPFHDSQNLVRVLNRNSYPDMVDWIEQTRSFEGFGGYNAWSFDWLTSETPERIQGAIVTGDLLPLIGASAAEGRVIGPADNLPGGERVVLLSHDFWMGRLGGIRPAIGTTLTLNGEPFTVIGILPAGFSLPSVDAGFFVPHQVVSPETAAQRGVHFLISIGRLAKGVTLDEAQADLDTVAARLEQLYPDENTGRRFAIEPWGRSVGSQSKSALLMLFGAVGLVLLVACANVAGLLLARTARREREVALRSSLGATRGRLVRQFLLESVLLGTLGGALGLGLAFYLTRVIVVLAPSELPRRAEIAVHWDVLVFCAVVSLAAGVLFGLAPALQANRIQPVAALREAACLRGSPRHHARSALIVAQVAVAVVLVMGAGLLVKSFYRLLDVDPGFRKDGLVTMDFRLPFPEFREIAKRTSFFDAVLSRLDVIPGVEGVAVITDLPFGGGAVPHNLTIEGRAFAEGAEPEIYYRGISPDYFEVMGIRLLQGRAFSDEDREGALPVAIVNEAFAKAWLAGESPLEKRIRWARRDEVRWMTIVGVVSDVKPSALDASEVEAVYVPFRQEQDWWRNWMSVTVRSGSSTDSIAPSIRSAVAELHPGIPVANIRPMTGLIRDSASDRRFQLLLFGGFATSALFLAAVGLYGLLGYVVNERRSEMGIRLALGAEQGSLLSMVLRRGLALTAWGLALGTLVAIALSGLIRGLLFEVSPMDPAILAGLTGLFLLVALVASAMPAFRASRVDPLASIRYE